The Alligator mississippiensis isolate rAllMis1 chromosome 8, rAllMis1, whole genome shotgun sequence genomic sequence TGTAATCCCAGATGTGGTAGCCTGGCCATGTTCAGAAGGGGAATGCATATGGGTGTGAATTATATTTTCTCAGACTAacgtttctcagcctttttagactcaaggcactcctccaaaacttttcaaaattcaGCAGCACTCCATTTTAAATCTAATGCAAATATGTTATGAACTGATTAGATCATTATAATTACATTATATTCACCTCACTGCTACTGCTCCCATGGCCAGGTGGAACTGAGCCTCACACCTCCTGCAGATCAGAAAGTTGTGGTAGGAGTGTGTGCTCTTGCCACGGCCCTTGCTGGTCCAACCCTGCATGGTGTCACTCAGACACAGAGGTGCGCAGGGCATGTGGAACTACTCTGTTCATGCCTCTTCTCAGGAGTTGTGTCAGGATTAAACTGAGAAAGCTGGAGAAAATTGCACCCGTCTGCATTTACATTATGCAACTAGGTGCACCGCTTCTCAGGTCTTCTCAGTTTGGATCCAACGTGCCTCCAGAAAACAGGTGTATGCTGAGCAGCTTGATTCCACCACGGTGGCAGCCTGGAGGCagatgccactgccaccagataGATCTGTCCCGTGTGTGCCTCCAGAAGGCATGTTGAAACTAATGAACAATGCCTTAccttcaaaagcttgtctaactatcccagctatgcagttggtccaataaaagaaaccCTTGCCTTTGTTAAATGATATATTTAGCAATCTTTTTACATCTCACTAGAAGTCATCAAAAAGCCATCATACATCACTGTCAATAATCCATGTGTGCCATGGTTTATTCAGTGGTCATCTATGATAAAGTTATTTGTGCTTCAGCAGGAGATTCACTTGTTTCACCGAATAAGATAGAATAGCTGTGTCTAGCATCTCAGCATATCCATAGCATCCTCAATCGGAGGCAAGATGATCCTCTGGTCAGCACatacattgttttttttttcctataacaCTTACGATGAAATCTTTCATTAGCAGAGCTGCACCACATTTAATTTCAATCTGTCTGTAATAACCTTTGAATCCTACCAGCTCACAATCCATAGTCTTTATTGCATCTTGTTCCTCAAAGGATCTCAACATGTTTGTAAAACATTATTAATTAAGTGTCACTCCCACACTGAGAGAGAGGTATCGTTAGTTTAATTTTAACTCATGCAAAAATTaagtggaggagagagagacttgcCAAAGCCACACAACAAGCCCTTGCTCGAGTTAGGTTTAGAGCCCATATGCCGATGGTCAGTATTTTACACCTAAGCTCTCTTCTGTGCTTGGAAAGGAAACTGGCTTGCAAGTAAGTGGTAACTAATCTACTATATTGCATACTCAATATCTTACTAAGGGTTTTTCTCAGGGAATTGTTTGACAAAACGATGGTAAAATATTTATATGAGGACAGCATGACTTTACTATCCAAAAAAGGCAAATGTTCAAATCTTTAACTCCTTTCAGTTTAAAGCTATTCAAAAAGCCCATTTGTGTAGCTTTGGTATAATTTAGTGTAACGTATTTCATCAATACACTTTAATGAAGGACAGAGCTAGCTGTTTGCTCTTTTTTTGGACAGTGCCGGAACCAACAGACCCATTTTCAGAGTACTATATTTAATTAAAAGGTCACAGaacaaaagaaatggaaaggtaagggggaggaagaaaaacCTGAGAAAGTTAAATGTCTGGAGACTTACATTTTTAGCAGTATCCCAAATGATACACAGTGGAAATGTGTATTAAGAGGATTTATTGCATGTGtccctgcaatttttttttcatacatcAAAGATCTTAgtttaaatttcattttgagcATCTCCAGCTCCTAAGGCAGCAAAAACACTGGCAGTAATGATAACATGGGGATGTGTTGTGGTGGTGAATGACATTCCCAGGCATAGAAAGGGCAAATGGTGATGGCATAGGAAACCATGGATGAGAGAACAGCAGTAGGGCAAACTGGTAGGCATTCATTGCTGCTAAATGTGGGTGTGTGTCCTGACCACCAGACATCCCAGTTATGAGAGGTAATCTTTGCATGGGATTGGGAGTCAAGAGATGATGATAACTCAGTGCAACATTGGGACCAATATCATTGCTCTTCTCTAGGTGACAACTAGCATGTTTGTACGGATGAAGACGATGCATCTTGCCCTTCTTGACTTCACAGTTCTTaaccttttggtttttttaaacttctcCTGCTATGACCACTGGGTGATCTTTTAATTTGCTATCAGCTTCCCATTTCTGGGAAGGTCCAGGAAATAGGATGTCAAGTTTGTTTATATGAACACAGCAGCTGGTCATGGCTTCAAAgtccattatttttctttcttgtgaTTTTCTTCCCATCAAGGCCGCTAGGTGAGTTTTTACTTGGCAGGGGCTTGCTCTCAGTTCCTGCAAAATGGAAAACTTTTGTGAACTGTGTTGCTGGGGACAGGAAGGCAAATCAGTTGGCATGGCAGCAGTGTAACACATTGATGCACATTGCAGAGTGTGTGGTATATCCATGGCTTTTATGTCAGGGATGTTGAGCTCTTGATCTACAGTAAAACAtgtctgcaagcagacctggacaggttagacaagtgggcagaaaacaacagaatgcagttcaacaaggagaaatgcaaagtgctgcacctagggaggaaaaatgtccagcacacctacagcctagggaatgacctgctgggtggaacagaagtggaaagggatcttggagtcctagtggactccaagatgaacatgagccggcagtgtgacgaagccatcaaaaaagccaatggcactatcgtgcatcagcagatgcatgacgaataggtccaaggaggtgatacttcccctctatcgggcgctggtcagaccgcagttggagtactgcgtgcaattctgggcgccgcacttcaagagggatgcggataacctggagagggtccagagaagggccactcgtatggtcaagggcctgcagaccaaggcctacgaggagagactggagaaactggaccttttcagcctccgcaagagaaagaggagaggcaaccttgtggctgcctataagttcatcacgggggcacagaagggaatcggtgagtatttattcaccaaggtgcccctgggggttataagaaataatggccacaagctagcagagaggagatttagattggacattaggaagaacttcttcacagttagtggccaaggtctggaacgggctcccaagggaggtggtgctctcccctaccctgggggtcttcaagaggaggttggatatgcatctggctggggtcatctagacccagcactctttcctgcctatgcagggggtcggactcgatgatctattgaggtcccttccgaccctaacatctatgaatctatgtggctTGGACCTTTCTACTCATTATCAGCAACTAAATAAAAAGGCTCCAAATACTTGATGATAAACTGTAACAGAAGAAACAAATTGTTTAAAAGTATATCAGTACCAGAATAGCTGTATTTTAATGAACATCTTTTCCAATCTCAGCATCCTTTTAAGTTCTGTTTGGTGTCTGTATATGATTCCCATTTATGTTAACGACACTTGAATCACTCTCTGTTACTTACCTTATACCTGCATTCATTATACCTTCCTGGAAACCTGGCAAATGCAGAAGCTTGAACTATCAATTTATGCATTTCTAAGCTTTTTGTTTTACaagttgaaggaaaaaaaaagtctttcaaatGCCAGCACAAAGTAAACAGGTGCAGCAGCATCTTCCCATATCTGTAGCCAAATATCTCGACTACCTTTGGTGTTGCTTCTAGCTTTGTCAAAAACATTCCTGAGTGTGATCATGTTCACTGCTGCTATTCAGTAGGTTGCAGGATGCTCAAATGTGCATAAAGGTGTTGCTGCTACGTAGGAATAGTGGGAATGGCAGAGAGGCAGGGACAAAAGGactgcagaaagggatcctgGGGTGCCTGCAGGCTTTAGATTTCCAGACACCTCCACTCTTGCACAAACCAGATGTTCTGGGGAAGAGGAGAATAATGGGAGATGCCTCTTATCTTCCCAAGAAGCTTTGGGAATGGGTGAAATGCCCAATCTCCTAGTGCTCTAGGaagcagtactgcagaaaaagagGTAGAATGCCCCTTCTCACTCCTAAGTCGTTTGGTGAattggattttcaaaagtatctgGCGGCTGCTGCTAGCATTAGGCTGATGTGAGGGACTGAGAGGTGCTGGTGCTGCCCACACCTAACAAAATCCACGGAGAACATGAGGGTCTCGAGGcatcacaggatcaggcccagaaACTACATCCATTTTATTAAAAAGGAATAGAAACTTAATGAGTTTATTTTGCATACTGGAATGTCATAGCAAAACATCACCCAACAGAGGTCCCTTCTGTATCTACCAGAAATACAGCTGGATCTAGCAAACATGATCCTGACAAGAAATTCAGTTTCAGTTGATTAGTAAAAACCTTTACATACACACAGGATTTCAGAGACCATATTTTCAccttctctaaaataaataaattgtgtGCTGGTACCAGCATTTACTTTAGAATGACTTCATCAGACTATCCCTCATCATTTTTATTTCCCTGGAGATGATACTCATCACTCTTTAAAATTGAAATGGGGAAAACAATTTAATTTAATGGATAGAAATACCTATTTTACAGCAAAATTACAAGCCAAACTTGAAATACTGGTGAAGGACTTCAAGGCAGTACAGCAATCAGATGACTGgcaatatttttaattatttaatttttttcaaacactGTTCCTTAGCACAAATTTCTTACCTACATTTGACTGTCACATATCTATAAACCTTTCTTAGATCATGAAAGTTAAAACACCCCTGGGTACTATGCTATGATTTGTATAAGCATTCAAAACCATCACAATAGCGAGCACATAACATTGGCATTACATCACAAGAGGATCCCTTTCAAAAATATAACAGCATAAAATGAACACAATTATAATAAAGTAACCCCCGTCTTGagctgtatacacacacacagctgtgaTATAAGCAGAGCTAAAGGATTTAGCATAGTAATGCTAACTGCTTGTTAGCATTACTATGACAGATGGTAGCAACAGAGTAGCACTGAGTAGCTCTTTATTGGCCTATGCAATGAGTTTGAGCATCTTACTCCAACTTGCAGGAATCCTTATGACATAGACAGTTAAGATACTGGCTGTCTTATCAAGGAGGCCAAGAATTTGCCTCAAGGACAGTCAAATTGCCCTTGTCCTTTACAAAAGAaaactgcctagattgaaccattTTGGAAATAAGGTAGAAGACTCCTTTGAAGACCATCTCAAagccctgtttgctgctttttgaACATTTCCATTTCATTGGAAGATCCCCTCATTTTTGTTAATGTTTGTAACCATTATACCAGTAATTAATGCTGCATTCTCAGCATGAATTGTTGATATATGTGCCAGGTATTCAGCCAAGGAAAAGATCTATAGATATTTACTCCTTGAAGAGGTCTCAAATAGACCCAAACTCTGTTCTTAATTTTTTCTATAGGCTAAAACCTGCACCAAGGCTACCAATGTGTAcacagcccacaaccatttttacAAGTCTATCCCCCAGCTGGTAAAAACCCATTACAGCTGCATCTTTGATTGACTTCTCATTTACCTAAGCATGGGACTCTCAGGTGAACCTCATTATTCTTGAGTTGTAattcacattttgggaaagaaaCAGGAGGAGATAGGCTTCTAGGACAGATTTACTTAGGTTTGTGCTGCAGAAAAGCTCCAGATAACTAGTCCCATTGGAAGACTAAGTGAATTATATACACACAATGATACTCAGAAAAGACACTCACAGAAATTGTAAATATAAATGCCAGCAGGCACTTGTCTATGACTGAAAACTGCTGGACATAGGACTTAACGAGCAATTGTGTGCTTATTCTTTGATTAAATTGCCTATACAATTGCAAGGTATTTCACATTCCTTAATGTCATGGTAGTTTGTCATTTcatataaaatgtaaatattcaAGTTGACTACAATCATCTCCTGTATGATTAAGCATGTCGACTGCCACACAGCTGCATTCATGTGCTGCCCACAGCACAAAATCTCTTCCAGCTCTAATCTGTTTTACAAGACACTGCACACCACAgagggattttgtttttttaacaggcATTGCATGCAAATGGACCAATTCTGTGCAGCTGATGCAAGTGACCCTGTTGTGGAGGACCATGGTGATTGTCTGAGAAAAGACTGATCGACTGGACCACAACTAAATTGGAAGATAGGAAGACTTAACCAAATGTCCCTGGTAAGCATTTAGGTACCAGTGATGCATATTACAAAAACCTATAATCAGCATATGAAATTTGTTTGCATTCAACAATTCCCTTTAGATCTCCCCAAATGCTGAGGAATCCTTGTTTAATGCTACAGCAGTTTAATGCACATTTGGGCTACAGACTGCGTGACCAGGACAGGGAAGTAAAACCTAGTTTCCTGCGTAACAAGGAAAAGAACCACCATTAGCATATCAAGATGGCCCTGCTAAACTCCAATAATCATTCCACTCTGCTTCTTGAAGGTTTTTAATAAATATTCCTTTAAACATAATTTAATCTCTCTCTAGTCAATTGGGGCACAAACTTCCAACATTAATTGCAATGGGCACAGGCCCCATGGTCACAATCTTTCCAAAAAACCGGAACAAAATGGCCCCTAGTTAACATCAAATATTCCAAATCGAAATACGAAGGAATTCAAGTACTGTAATACTTAACTGAAAATGTGGTTCTCCTCACCAAAGAATCCGTGAACAGCAGCATCTTTTCAAAATGACCTGAGTGAAGGTGATATCATGTGGTTAAGTCATTCCTAAATTTTTCCCCATTATGTTCTTTCCCTCTTAACAAGCACTCACCTGCTGCTCAGTGAAAATGAATGTGACCAATCTTTTCTGGTTTTGGTCTGTTGAATTTATAGTTCCCTTCTCTTGGATCTGATTTAGGCGTGCTCTCAGAGACCGTACCAGACTCTGTAGTAATAATACATGCTTAGCATGAAGTTTATAGTCTTATGATAGTTAACATGAATcacttgaaaatgtgggtcatcCAACAGAGCATGTGTTACAAATCTGCTATTGCAAAATAATGAGTTATTACACTGTGAGAAGGAAGGGTATCATGTGGCTGAGGTCTAGCTTAAATCCTCAGGTCAAAGCCTTGGTCTCTGAATGAAGCCTTAGTGAATGATCTTATCACAGATCATTGCCTCAGTAACAAGGTGAAGGAAACTTTCTTCCATATAGCATGTACACATCTCACGCACCCACACTCACACAGCCCTTCATATAACAACACCTCCTTAACAGAAGAGAGATATAGCCCTCCTGAGCTTCGTTGAACATACCCCTTCTCCCCACTAGCAAGAGGTGAGGGATGAGCATACAAAGCATCTTTAGAAAGACCGTTACCCACTGTTATGCTCTCTTCCTTAAAAATCCAAGCTTGCTAATTATTAGAAATCCCTAAAGCAGACCAATAACTTTTGGTTAAATAGTTCCTGGttgataaaatacaaaataaatttgGAATTACATTAGATAAACAAGATAGGAGAAATGGAGAAGATTTATTCTTCAGGTAATTGCACTGCAGATTTTTCAGACTTTATTCCCCTGGAATATGAAATGTTAAAATCATTGCTTTAGCGGTGATATCCTGTATAATCAGTAGGCTTGGGTCCAGTCCCTTTGCCAGGAGGTGCATTATTAGATGTGCAGTTGCAGTTAGGGCAGTGATGGTATGATGGAGCACGGTGATGAGAAGATCTTGACATTGGAAGAGCGGAGGCTGCTGCAATCATGGGCATTGAGAACCATGGGTTACAAAATGGTAGCAAACTAGCCCAGTGAGCCTGCATCGCTGATAAATCTGGATATGTGGTTGGGAAACCAGGAGGCCCTCTAAAAGGTCCAAAAGGACTGTTTGGGACAGGAGGTATGACATGATATAAAGAAGTAGCAGATGTGGTTGCAGTGGAATCCATATCCTGGCTGCTGGTTTGGCTATGGCTGTTGTGTTGCAATAAATGGAACGGAGCCAACTGATTTAACTTATCACCGTCTTCTGATGTAGCATGTTCGGACGGCCTCAGTGAAGCTGCAGCTGAAGAAGTGAATCCACTTTTGAGTTGGGTAGTTGCTCTGACAAGTCCTTTATTTGATGTAGACTTCCTTAACACAGGTACCTGCATGGCTTCCTTTGGAGCAGGTGCAAGCAAGTCATTCTCCTCCATGGCAGCACTTCCCAAGGCGGACATAACATCTGGACTTGTTCCCTCGTTCCTAAAGCAGGTCTCATTGAACTCTTGATCCAATGAAAAAGCAACTGCTGGTGTATTTCTAATGCCAACTCTTCTCTTGCACCTTACCAACAGATTTGGAAAGCCTCTCTTAAAATTTGGGTTATGGTAGAACTGTAACTAGATAAAAGCAAGGAGAAAGATTTAATTACCGCCCTGCAAGGAAGTAAGGAAAACACAAGTCAATCGCATTATGAGATAGACAATAATATTACAAAGGACACTGGCATGGTTTTTAGATCCTACATGAAGGCTGCATAAAAGATTGTACAAAACAATTGGAAGTAGAACTCAAAAGTGAAAGTTCCCTAACTTTAAAACACTCCAAGGACTAAATTCAACGTTGCAGACAAAACCAGAAAACCTGGATTATAGAAGCCAAATAAAATGCAAAGTGGAAAAGGTAAAAGGTATTTTAAAAAACACTCAGTTGTACTGAATTTAAGGATTATTAGGAACATAAAAGAACCTTTAATGTAATATTCCTTTTACAGGTCTAACTTCAAGACTATTTTAACTATAAACATCGAAGTGCACTAGGAGTGAAAATCCCATTAATTTTCAGTGATTAACATATGAAAGTCATTTTTCCTTAAGAAACTTTTTGGCCACATACATTTCCCAGGGCACAAGAAAGCAAAAGCAGTTAGATCTGGTAATAAGTGGAAGTAAGAATGAAGCGAGAGGATATTTTTGTTGCCATGGCTTAAGGAAGAGCAAAAGCAAACTAAAAGATCATTTTTGTGTTAAAGTGAATAACAGTCATTAATTTGAGAACTCTGATACAGAATAATTTGTGAAATGAATGATGGATAAAATCAGAGCGTCCATCACATCCGCATCCTTGATTCTTTGCATCACGATGATTAACTTAGaacaaagccttttattttgACATGCAAAACCCATTTGATTATTTTAGAAGCAAGGGACATCTGTGGCTTGGACAAACTATATTCATACTTTACCTTGCTTAAGGCAGAAGCTGCTTTTTCTTCTGCTAGAAATTCAGCAAGTGATGCAGACCTTTGAAAATCTTGCCGCATTTTGCTAAATCCATAGAGATTAAGCTGACGAATGAAACTTTTCATGCAATCAGTTTCAAAAATTCGCAAAGGTCCTCTCCTTTCTAGCACCTCCTTTTTAAAGAGCTCTTCATCAATCACAACACAATTTCCACCATGATCCCACCAAATTGATTTAAACTGATCACTCTCAACAATTTTCCAGAGTTTGTTTGGAAAGGTGAGGGATAAAAAATCATTATCTTCAGTGGGGCCGTCGTCACAGACATTAAGACGCTGTCTTTTTATCCATGGCCCATCATTCAAAGCTTGAAAAGTATTTTCTTCTAATATAGACCTCAAAGGAGAGTCACCAGCTGCGGTTTTAATGCACAGTGGAGTGGCAGAAGAAACAGAGATTGCGGAATTGACCTTTTCATCCTGAGCCAAAACATATGCAGTTTCTGCTATAGAAAAGTCCATTTCAAATCCTCCCTTCTCGCTTAGACTACTTTTTTCCATAGTATCAGTTCAGCTTCATGCTGCTAGACAGCAAGTATATAAAAGTGATGCTAGCTGTCAATGAACTTCAAAGAAAAGTTCTAGAACATCATAATGATAACAACATGTATGGCTGTGACATCATAAAACAATGACAGTTTCCTAGCAAAATGAGCCGATAATGGCCAGACAAGTTATTAAATGCATAGTGCTTTTAGATCTACAAGTCTTTGTTTCAGTGCAGCTGAAACATGAAGTAATAGGACAGCGTTTGGCATTTAGTCATCCTCCAGAAGCAGTCACTCTAtaacaggaaggaaaaaagcttgcagtgctgctgctgttggaaaCAAAGGTAGAAGTTCAATTGCCAAGTCTTTAGAATCACCCACCAGTGCCTTTTACGCTAATCGGATGCTGACTCCAAGAAATTAAGGATTTCACTCACATTTAAACAATCCGATGCGACACTTTGCAAGTTCCTGTAAAACAGCGGCCAAAACCACCCCCCCAGGGCTCTCTGGCAGGAGCAGATTTTTGCTCCTTAACAAGTTGGTCTGTGTAAAATGCTGGGGACTGTTAGGGAGAGGCACAGCTTGATGGTAGAACTACATCTCAGCACTTCTCCCAGCGAAAGCAAAAGGCATGGATGCTGCCTACTGCATCATGGACTTCTGA encodes the following:
- the LOC102571880 gene encoding heat shock transcription factor, Y-linked codes for the protein MEKSSLSEKGGFEMDFSIAETAYVLAQDEKVNSAISVSSATPLCIKTAAGDSPLRSILEENTFQALNDGPWIKRQRLNVCDDGPTEDNDFLSLTFPNKLWKIVESDQFKSIWWDHGGNCVVIDEELFKKEVLERRGPLRIFETDCMKSFIRQLNLYGFSKMRQDFQRSASLAEFLAEEKAASALSKLQFYHNPNFKRGFPNLLVRCKRRVGIRNTPAVAFSLDQEFNETCFRNEGTSPDVMSALGSAAMEENDLLAPAPKEAMQVPVLRKSTSNKGLVRATTQLKSGFTSSAAASLRPSEHATSEDGDKLNQLAPFHLLQHNSHSQTSSQDMDSTATTSATSLYHVIPPVPNSPFGPFRGPPGFPTTYPDLSAMQAHWASLLPFCNPWFSMPMIAAASALPMSRSSHHRAPSYHHCPNCNCTSNNAPPGKGTGPKPTDYTGYHR